CTCGGCAAATATAGCGGCGGTAGCTCCTGGTATAGCTGAGGCGCTTATAGCGACAGGCGCTGGACTTGCTACTGCGATACCTGCTGTAATTGGTTACAATTATATGTTAAGCAGGGTGAGGAGAATGGCGTCACAGATGGAGGTGTTTTCAGGAGAAATTATGGCCTACGCAGAGGCGGATGTCTGGGCCGGAAGAGACCAAACTGAAGATGCTGATGATGAACAGGTAAACCTTGGCGTCCGGAAGTAATTGGTGCTTGAATGCAGGATAGAAAAGACAGGCTATTATCTGATATTAACATGGTGCCTTTTGTTGATATAGTACTGGTACTGTTGATTATTTTCATGATATCCGCTCCTCTTATGTACAGGGGCATAGATGTAGACCTCCCCAAGTCTTCGGTGAATACGATAAAGCAGGAGCAGCGCATTATGCTTATTGTTGACAGATTCGGAAATATCTATGTGGATGACAGAAAAGTTCCGATGGGAGGGATAGAGTCGGCAATAAGGCAAAAGAGCTATGATGGAGCAGAGGTGACGGTTTATTTAAAGGCAGACAGATCTGTGCCTTACGGAACCATCGTAAGTGTGATGGATAAGGTTAAAGGTATGGGCATAGACAAGCTGGGTATGGTTACTGAATCTCTAAAGGAGGTGGAGTAGGACCATTAGTTTACTTATGTTCAGGCAAGTTGAGACAAACATAAAATGGATGCTGACTCTGTCCCTCCTGTTTCATCTAACGCTCCTGTCAATTATTTTTTCATCCGGTATCTTTAAAAGGTCCACTCTCTTCACATCAAGACAATCTCCTTTTACTTCTATACAGGTAAACATTGTAAATCTTCCCAGGGATAGCCGTCCGGCTATGTCAGCTCCCTCATCAGGCAATTCAAAAGTAGAAAAGACGGTCCCTGATGTTAAGAAAAAAGAGCCGGTCATTGAAAAGAAAACAAGCAATCAATTGACAAAGATTGAAAGACTAAGAGAGAATAGGGGCATGCCGTCACCTGATTCCGTTTTGACTGCACCTGTAAAAAAAGATACATCAGAAATAAAGACCGGCGATACAGCTGCCAGAGGAAGTCAGTCAGCAGGAAGCAGGTCTGACGATGGTGCAGATACAATCGGCGGATCTCATCAGGAATCAAGGCTTATTGGTGGGGATTCCAATGTCAGCGGTCCTGTAGTAGACATGCCGTCTTTTAAATATGACTATTATCTCGGACTGATAAAGAGTAAGGTTGATAACAGGTGGAGTCAGCCTGTCGTACACAATAAGACAAGAAAGGCGTTAATTGAATTCACCATAAGCAGACAAGGAGACGTCAGTAATGTCAGGGTGGCTGACTCATCAGGAGACAGCTATTTTGATCAAACTGCTTTGAGGGCAGTGACCCTGTCAACCCCTTTTCCGCCTTTGCCGCGGGGTTATAAGGGTGATTCCCTCAAGGTGCATTACAGGTTTATCTTCGGGGAGAAAATTTGAAAAAAATAATATCGCATCTGTCTATTTGTTTTGTCCTGGTGTCCGGACTTCTTCTTCAACCGGTTTTTGCTGAAGAGGTCTATCTTGAGACAAAGAAGGGCGAGATTGAAAAGATTCCTGTAACTGTAGTAATTGACGGTGATGATCAGGAATTGAAATCTGCAGTCAGAGAGATTCTTTTAAATGACCTTGAACGATCCTTATACTTTAATTTGATTAAGATTGACGGCATCAAACTGAATAGTGTTCCGGCTAAAGTTGATGAAGGTACTCGTCAGCAATTGATATCAGCGAGCGTTGAAGCCCTGATATTTGCTCATGTCTTTAGAGATGGTGACAAGATACGGCTGGAGGGAAAGTTGTATGAGACAGGAAGCGGAGAACTTATCTATTCAAAAAAATATATAGGAAATAATAATATCCTTCGCAGAATAATACACCGGTTTTCGGACGAGATAGTGTTCAGGATGTCAGGTGAAAAGGGAATTGCCCAGACTCGTATTGTCTATTCATCAGATAATACCGGGAGGAAGGAGCTTTATATCATGGACTATGACGGTTATTCATCAAAGATGATTACGGGCAACAGGTCCCTGAACATTTCAGCCGACTGGTCACCTGATGGAGCGCATATTGCCTATACATCATACAGGGATGGAAATCCTGAGATTTATATGGTAGATTTGAACACGAGCAGACGGTCGAGGCTTACCGATTATTCCGGACTGGATATTTCGCCATCATGGTCTCCAGATGGTAATACAATAGCCTTTTCGACAAGCAGGGATGGAAATTCTGAGATATATACAATGGACAGGGAAGGCAAGAACCTGAAAAGGATAACTTACTCAACCGGAGAGGATGTATCTCCGTCCTGGTCTCCTACCGGTGAGGAGATTGCATTTACTTCTGACAGGGGGAGGAGTCCTCAGATATATGTAATGAAGGCTGATGGCACCAATGTACGCAGGTTTACTTTTAAGGGAGATTATAACAGTGACCCTGCATGGTCGCCCAGGGGTGACAGGATAGCCTTTGCGTGCAGACGCGGAGGAGATTTTCGTATTTGTACAATTAATACGGATGGGAGTGGTTTGAGGGAGATAACCGATGGTCCAGGCAGCGATGAGTCACCTTCCTGGTCCCCTGATGGCAGATGGGTTGTTTTTTCATCTTCAAGGGGCAGGAAGTCTGATATATATGTTGTGAACGCAGATGGCGGCAGGATGATTAAGCTTACAAACGGTGCTGGAAATAACCTGGGGCCGGACTGGTCACCAAATTAAATGAAGAAGGGAACTCTCGAATGAAGAAATTGTTACTTACAGTTGTCATATTAATTTTCTCAGTTTCGGGATGTGCTATGCAGTCGGAGTTTGTAGATCTGGAGAATGAAGTAAACCGCATGAAGGTAATCTTACTGCAGATACAGCGGGATACAACACCACAGCCGCAGAGGGAAGACAAGATTTCACAGGACATTAAAGAACGGTTTTCCAGGATTGAGTCCCAGAACTCAGGCTCCATTGATATGCTCCAGAAGAACCAGGCCGATTATGAGGGGAGATTGACTCAGATTACCACTGATGTTCAGATCATTCAAGGGGGGCTGGAGGAAAATACCCACAGGTTGACAGAGTTAACAGAAAGCTCAGATGATCATGATGCAGCAATTCAGGAGCTGACGAGAAGGCTTGATAACTTAGAGGGTTCAAAAGGGGTGGGGGATAAGCAGCAGGGCTCGAATATTATACCGTCATCACCTGTGACTCAGGAGACAGGACAGCAGCCTGTGCAATCAAATGCCGGAAAGACGTCAGGAAGTACATCAGGAAATAGTTCAACTTCAAATCCTTCAGAACTATACAATCAGGCATATAAAGACTATATGGCTGGCCATTATGACCCGGCTATAGAGGGTTTCTATAGTTATCTGCGTCAGATACCTACCGGGAATCTGGCGCCTAATGCACTTTACTGGATAGGGGAATGTTACTACAGTAAGGGTGATTATACCAAGTCAGTTACTGTTTTTGAAAGCGTTACTATTGATTACCCCAAAAGTGATAAGGTGGTAGGCTCACTGCTGAAGATGGGATACGGTTATGAGAAATTGGGGAACAATAATATGGCGAAGATATACTTTAAAAAGGTGGCAGAACAATTCCCTTATTCTCAGGAGGCGTCTCTTGCCAAGGTGAGATTAACCGAGATAAAGTAGTCGTTGACGCCTCAGTTGAGCACTTTTGAACGTCAACGTGAAAGCAAAATGATTCTGAGTGGGGCTTAAACACTATTCATGCCTGATATAATCAAACACCTTCCTGAGGGTTTAATCAATAAGATTGCCGCCGGCGAGGTGGTTGAGCGGCCTGCCTCAGTATTAAAAGAACTTGTAGAAAACTCTATAGATGCAGACAGTACAAAAATCAGCATAAGGGTTGACAAAGGCGGAACTACGCTCATTTCTGTTTCAGATAACGGGATCGGTATGAGCGGCAGTGATGCAAATATTGCCTTTGATAGACATGCCACGAGCAAGCTTTTTTCATCGGAAGATCTTTTCAATATCCACACACTCGGTTTCAGGGGAGAGGCCCTTTCAAGCATTGCGGCGGTATCCAGGATCAGTCTTAAGACGCGTGAGAGAAATGCAGTTACCGGGACATTACTGGAAATTGAAGGGGGAGGCATCCTGAAAAATACTGAGTGCGGATGTCCTCCGGGTACAGAGATAGAGGTAAGAGATATATTCTATAATGTGCCGGCGAGAAAGAGCTTTCTTAAAACAGTTTCGACAGAACATGGACACATATTGTCAACAGTTCTGCATCAGGCTCTTTCGCACATCGGTATACACTTTATCCTGACAGGAGGAGAAGACAGGGGTAAGGTTATTTTTGATCTTCCTCCTGTAGAAGACATCGGTGACAGGGTTCTGCAGATTTATGGCAGCGGCATGTCGGAAGGGTTGATGCCGGTTGCATTTGATATAAGTGAAGGGAGGATATATGGACTGGCTTCCAGTCCGGCTGTTACCTTCAGGAGCAGGGAGAACCAGTTATTCTTTGTCAATAAAAGGGCTGTAAAAAATCCCTCGTTATCTCATGCTGTTCAGGAGGCATACCGAGACTTGATCCCCAGGGAATGTTTTCCCATGATAGTCCTGTTCATAGACATCGCACCTGAATTAGTGGATGTCAATGTGCATCCTGCGAAGAGGGAGGTCAGGTTCAGGGACAGCCGGTATGTTCATGATATGGTAGTTGAAGCGATACGGGGTGCATTGCAGACAAAGGATATGGTGCATGAAAATCAATTATGTCACCCGGACCGTTATTCTGGATTTGTTTCAGGATCTAAAACGATGCATAGTCAGGAGTTTCTGAAACAAGTTCAGGAAGACAGGAAGAATTATCGGAATGCTGCACCATTGAGTGAAAATATAATCGTCTCAGAAGGCTTCAACCCCTTTTCGGGAAAAAATAATAGTCAGACACGGGATATGTATTCTGAGCCGCTCGTAAGGATATTGGGACAGACTGGTGCACTATTTATTGTAGCTGAGATTAATGGTGAATTAAGCATTATAGATCAGCATGCCGCGCATGAGCGCGTCATTTATGATGGATTGAGGCGCGGTTACGATGCCGGATGCAGTGTGTCGCAGGCACTTCTTATTCCTGAGACTGTTGAATTAAGTCTCGATAAGGCGCAAACGTTAAGTGAATATAGGGATGTTTTAAATGCCATTGGTTTTGATATAGGAGAGATCGGTGACAGGTCTTTTATTTTGAGGTCAGTCCCGGAAGTGTTTACAGGTGATAATTACACATCGCTCCTGATTAATATGACTGATGAGATAAAGGAAGGGGATTTCTCACATGGTAAGGGTATAAAACTTTCTTTGATTAACGAGGTGGTCAAGTCACTGTTAAGCAGAAAGGCCTGTCATTCTGCAGTAAGGGCAAGGGGTCTGCTGACTACAGGGGAGATGATGTCTCTTGTAAATGATTTGCTGAAAACTGATATGCCGTATACCTGTCCTCACGGAAGGCCCATTGTCAGAAAATTCACGTACGATGAGCTTGCGGGGATGTTCGGCAGAAAGTGAGGATGAAAATCCCCCTTAATCTCCCTTTTTCAAAGGGGGAAATCAGGTTCCCCCCTTTAGAAAAGGGGGGTGAGGGGGGATTTGAATCTGGAATTTCTGGAGAAC
The sequence above is drawn from the Nitrospirota bacterium genome and encodes:
- the ybgF gene encoding tol-pal system protein YbgF; the protein is MKKLLLTVVILIFSVSGCAMQSEFVDLENEVNRMKVILLQIQRDTTPQPQREDKISQDIKERFSRIESQNSGSIDMLQKNQADYEGRLTQITTDVQIIQGGLEENTHRLTELTESSDDHDAAIQELTRRLDNLEGSKGVGDKQQGSNIIPSSPVTQETGQQPVQSNAGKTSGSTSGNSSTSNPSELYNQAYKDYMAGHYDPAIEGFYSYLRQIPTGNLAPNALYWIGECYYSKGDYTKSVTVFESVTIDYPKSDKVVGSLLKMGYGYEKLGNNNMAKIYFKKVAEQFPYSQEASLAKVRLTEIK
- the mutL gene encoding DNA mismatch repair endonuclease MutL, whose protein sequence is MPDIIKHLPEGLINKIAAGEVVERPASVLKELVENSIDADSTKISIRVDKGGTTLISVSDNGIGMSGSDANIAFDRHATSKLFSSEDLFNIHTLGFRGEALSSIAAVSRISLKTRERNAVTGTLLEIEGGGILKNTECGCPPGTEIEVRDIFYNVPARKSFLKTVSTEHGHILSTVLHQALSHIGIHFILTGGEDRGKVIFDLPPVEDIGDRVLQIYGSGMSEGLMPVAFDISEGRIYGLASSPAVTFRSRENQLFFVNKRAVKNPSLSHAVQEAYRDLIPRECFPMIVLFIDIAPELVDVNVHPAKREVRFRDSRYVHDMVVEAIRGALQTKDMVHENQLCHPDRYSGFVSGSKTMHSQEFLKQVQEDRKNYRNAAPLSENIIVSEGFNPFSGKNNSQTRDMYSEPLVRILGQTGALFIVAEINGELSIIDQHAAHERVIYDGLRRGYDAGCSVSQALLIPETVELSLDKAQTLSEYRDVLNAIGFDIGEIGDRSFILRSVPEVFTGDNYTSLLINMTDEIKEGDFSHGKGIKLSLINEVVKSLLSRKACHSAVRARGLLTTGEMMSLVNDLLKTDMPYTCPHGRPIVRKFTYDELAGMFGRK
- a CDS encoding TonB family protein, with the translated sequence MFRQVETNIKWMLTLSLLFHLTLLSIIFSSGIFKRSTLFTSRQSPFTSIQVNIVNLPRDSRPAMSAPSSGNSKVEKTVPDVKKKEPVIEKKTSNQLTKIERLRENRGMPSPDSVLTAPVKKDTSEIKTGDTAARGSQSAGSRSDDGADTIGGSHQESRLIGGDSNVSGPVVDMPSFKYDYYLGLIKSKVDNRWSQPVVHNKTRKALIEFTISRQGDVSNVRVADSSGDSYFDQTALRAVTLSTPFPPLPRGYKGDSLKVHYRFIFGEKI
- the tolB gene encoding Tol-Pal system beta propeller repeat protein TolB, with the translated sequence MKKIISHLSICFVLVSGLLLQPVFAEEVYLETKKGEIEKIPVTVVIDGDDQELKSAVREILLNDLERSLYFNLIKIDGIKLNSVPAKVDEGTRQQLISASVEALIFAHVFRDGDKIRLEGKLYETGSGELIYSKKYIGNNNILRRIIHRFSDEIVFRMSGEKGIAQTRIVYSSDNTGRKELYIMDYDGYSSKMITGNRSLNISADWSPDGAHIAYTSYRDGNPEIYMVDLNTSRRSRLTDYSGLDISPSWSPDGNTIAFSTSRDGNSEIYTMDREGKNLKRITYSTGEDVSPSWSPTGEEIAFTSDRGRSPQIYVMKADGTNVRRFTFKGDYNSDPAWSPRGDRIAFACRRGGDFRICTINTDGSGLREITDGPGSDESPSWSPDGRWVVFSSSRGRKSDIYVVNADGGRMIKLTNGAGNNLGPDWSPN
- a CDS encoding biopolymer transporter ExbD, with translation MQDRKDRLLSDINMVPFVDIVLVLLIIFMISAPLMYRGIDVDLPKSSVNTIKQEQRIMLIVDRFGNIYVDDRKVPMGGIESAIRQKSYDGAEVTVYLKADRSVPYGTIVSVMDKVKGMGIDKLGMVTESLKEVE